In Janthinobacterium sp. 67, a genomic segment contains:
- the nadB gene encoding L-aspartate oxidase has translation MKFDVAIVGSGLAGLSVALHLAETRTVAIISKRALLDGASNWAQGGIAAVLDSGDSHQQHIEDTLIAGGGLCDESATRYIVEHGREAIEWLIEQGVPFTRDASAELGFHLTREGGHSQRRIIHAADATGHAVQVTLEEKVRAHPNISLFEHHCAIDLITSDKLGMKPTQRNAQPHCHGLYVQDEQTGKVLTFAAEHTVLATGGAGKVYLYTTNPDTASGDGIAMAWRAGCRVSNMEFIQFHPTCLYHPYAKSFLITEAIRGEGGLLKLPPEAGAAAGTRFMLAHDERAELAPRDVVARAIDFEIKKRGLDYVHLDISHKPAEFLIEHFPTIYARCLELGIDITKQPIPIVPAAHYTCGGVVTDLAGRADLPGLYAVGETACTGLHGANRLASNSLLECIVIGRACAQDIESKEKLGTPYLPDWDESRVTDADEEVVISHNWDELRRFMWNYVGIVRTTKRLERAQHRIALLKEEIDEYYRNFRITHDLLELRNLVDVASMIVNSALSRRESRGLHFSRDYPETLPKAIASVLTPPHR, from the coding sequence ATGAAATTTGATGTAGCGATTGTCGGCAGTGGCCTGGCGGGTTTATCGGTTGCACTGCATTTAGCTGAGACGCGCACCGTCGCGATCATTTCCAAACGCGCGCTGCTCGATGGCGCCAGCAACTGGGCGCAGGGAGGCATCGCGGCCGTGCTGGACTCGGGCGACAGCCACCAGCAGCACATCGAAGACACCCTGATCGCGGGCGGCGGCCTGTGCGACGAGAGCGCCACGCGCTACATCGTCGAGCACGGCCGCGAAGCCATCGAATGGCTGATCGAGCAAGGCGTGCCGTTTACGCGCGACGCCTCGGCCGAGCTGGGTTTTCACCTGACACGCGAAGGCGGCCACAGCCAGCGCCGCATCATCCACGCGGCCGACGCCACCGGCCACGCCGTGCAGGTGACCCTGGAAGAAAAAGTGCGCGCCCACCCGAACATCAGCCTGTTCGAACACCATTGCGCGATCGACCTGATCACCTCCGACAAGCTGGGCATGAAGCCGACCCAGCGCAACGCCCAACCGCATTGCCACGGCCTGTACGTGCAGGATGAGCAAACGGGCAAGGTACTGACCTTTGCCGCCGAGCACACCGTGCTGGCCACGGGCGGCGCCGGCAAGGTGTATTTATATACAACGAATCCCGACACGGCCAGCGGCGACGGCATCGCCATGGCCTGGCGCGCCGGCTGCCGCGTGTCGAACATGGAATTCATCCAGTTTCACCCGACCTGCCTGTACCACCCATACGCCAAATCGTTTTTGATCACCGAAGCCATCCGTGGCGAAGGCGGCTTGCTGAAACTGCCGCCCGAAGCGGGCGCGGCGGCGGGCACGCGCTTCATGCTGGCGCACGATGAACGGGCCGAACTGGCGCCGCGCGACGTGGTGGCGCGCGCCATCGACTTCGAGATCAAGAAACGCGGTCTCGACTACGTGCACCTGGACATCAGCCACAAGCCGGCCGAATTCCTCATCGAACACTTCCCCACCATCTACGCGCGCTGTCTGGAACTGGGCATCGACATCACCAAGCAGCCGATTCCCATCGTGCCCGCCGCCCACTACACGTGCGGCGGCGTCGTGACGGACCTGGCGGGCCGCGCCGACTTGCCGGGCTTGTACGCAGTGGGCGAAACGGCATGCACGGGCCTGCACGGCGCCAACCGCCTGGCGTCGAATTCCCTGCTCGAATGCATCGTCATCGGCCGCGCCTGCGCACAGGATATCGAAAGCAAGGAAAAGCTGGGCACGCCGTATCTGCCCGACTGGGATGAAAGCCGGGTCACGGATGCGGACGAGGAAGTGGTGATTTCCCACAACTGGGACGAGCTGCGCCGCTTCATGTGGAATTACGTGGGCATCGTGCGCACGACGAAACGCCTGGAACGGGCCCAGCACCGCATCGCGCTCTTGAAGGAAGAGATCGACGAGTACTACCGCAACTTCCGCATCACGCACGATCTGCTGGAACTGCGCAATCTCGTCGACGTGGCCTCGATGATCGTCAACAGCGCTCTGTCGCGCCGCGAAAGCCGTGGCCTGCACTTCAGCCGCGATTATCCGGAAACCTTGCCGAAGGCGATCGCCAGCGTGCTGACGCCGCCGCACCGCTAA
- a CDS encoding PP2C family serine/threonine-protein phosphatase → MAAVQATQDAWRVFGASVTGKAHLDKDIPCQDAHAHAVVGDVLVAIVCDGAGSARLSEQGAQFVARQTVQALAGRLEQGATVQDLLDGALAGTLAQIRAALDDIARAANATLDDYAATVVGVVMGAEAGFFFHLGDGLGVAQLLDGSELISLPANGEYANETYFISGERWREQLRLLSIPRSVRGVVLMSDGCMPFAMGKNNAALYAPFMDAVQGYLRTVDSVELGNEALASTLADPRTHQITGDDKTLLLALRA, encoded by the coding sequence ATGGCAGCAGTGCAAGCAACACAGGATGCCTGGCGCGTGTTCGGCGCGTCCGTCACGGGCAAGGCGCACCTGGATAAAGACATCCCTTGCCAGGATGCGCACGCGCATGCCGTCGTGGGCGATGTGCTGGTGGCCATCGTCTGCGATGGCGCCGGTTCGGCCCGGCTCAGCGAGCAGGGCGCGCAGTTTGTGGCAAGGCAGACCGTGCAGGCGCTGGCCGGACGGCTGGAGCAGGGCGCCACCGTGCAGGATTTGCTCGACGGTGCGCTGGCCGGCACCCTGGCGCAGATACGCGCCGCGCTGGACGACATCGCCCGCGCCGCCAATGCCACCCTCGATGATTACGCTGCCACAGTCGTGGGCGTGGTCATGGGAGCGGAGGCCGGCTTCTTCTTCCACCTGGGCGATGGCCTGGGCGTGGCGCAACTGCTTGACGGTAGCGAACTGATCTCGCTGCCCGCCAACGGCGAATACGCGAACGAAACCTATTTTATCAGCGGCGAACGCTGGCGCGAACAGCTGCGCCTGTTGTCGATACCCCGGTCCGTGCGCGGCGTCGTGCTGATGTCGGACGGCTGCATGCCCTTTGCCATGGGCAAGAACAATGCGGCCTTGTACGCGCCGTTCATGGATGCCGTGCAAGGCTATTTGCGCACGGTCGACAGCGTCGAGCTGGGCAATGAAGCGCTGGCGTCCACCCTGGCCGACCCGCGCACGCACCAGATCACGGGCGACGACAAGACCCTGCTGCTGGCCTTGCGCGCATGA
- a CDS encoding TIGR03013 family XrtA/PEP-CTERM system glycosyltransferase: protein MIRIFSHYVSKTAFILLLLEIMILLLSATLTSLLWLADGSRVLRVSELYLSSSIFALVIVLSMSALGMYQHRSREDIRNTLLRILPSFALGFAVLSVLIRFIPSLHFGRGSVLIFGLGAIGVLLARLVVFKSSQSALMEGRLILVGGGALARECMDLAASKIGFHQFTVVGCVSVAGEQCCVPASALLPAGPSLLATAQRHAAHEIVVSVSDRRNGAFPAKQLLECALGGVKVIDAATFFEREACQIRIDSLQPSYLIYGGGFDQSFFRAASKRLFDLAASGVICLAALPVMLVTALCIRLEDGGPVFYQQERVGRDGLPFKVLKFRSMRCDAERDGTPIWALANDARITRVGNLIRKLRIDELPQMLNVFRGEMSFVGPRPERAYFVEQLQEQVPYYNIRHNIKPGITGLAQVRYQYGASIDDAVKKLQYDLYYVKNNSLFLDLLILLDTVQVVLFGKGSR from the coding sequence ATGATCCGCATCTTCAGCCATTATGTCTCGAAAACAGCGTTTATCTTGCTGTTGCTGGAAATCATGATCCTGCTGCTGTCGGCCACCCTGACGTCCTTGCTGTGGCTGGCGGACGGCAGCCGCGTGCTGCGGGTGAGCGAGCTCTACCTGTCGTCTTCGATCTTTGCGCTGGTCATCGTGCTGAGCATGAGTGCGCTGGGCATGTACCAGCACCGTTCGCGCGAAGACATCCGCAACACCTTGCTGCGCATCCTGCCGTCGTTCGCGCTCGGTTTTGCCGTACTCAGCGTTCTGATCCGTTTTATTCCTTCCTTGCATTTCGGGCGCGGCAGCGTGCTGATCTTCGGCCTGGGCGCCATCGGCGTGCTGCTGGCGCGCCTGGTGGTGTTCAAGTCATCGCAATCGGCGCTGATGGAAGGACGGCTGATCCTGGTGGGGGGCGGGGCGCTGGCGCGCGAATGCATGGACCTGGCTGCCAGCAAGATCGGTTTCCATCAGTTTACGGTGGTCGGCTGTGTCAGTGTGGCTGGCGAGCAATGCTGCGTGCCGGCCTCGGCATTGCTGCCGGCCGGACCGTCCTTGCTGGCCACGGCCCAGCGCCATGCCGCCCATGAAATCGTCGTGTCCGTCAGCGACCGGCGCAATGGCGCGTTTCCTGCCAAGCAACTGCTGGAATGCGCGCTCGGCGGGGTGAAGGTGATCGACGCGGCCACGTTTTTCGAGCGCGAAGCGTGCCAGATTCGCATCGATTCCTTGCAACCGAGCTACCTGATCTATGGCGGCGGCTTCGACCAGAGTTTTTTCCGCGCCGCATCGAAGCGCTTGTTCGACCTGGCCGCCAGCGGCGTCATCTGCCTGGCCGCGCTGCCCGTGATGCTGGTGACGGCCCTGTGCATCCGCCTGGAGGATGGCGGCCCCGTGTTCTATCAGCAAGAACGGGTGGGGCGCGACGGTCTGCCATTCAAGGTGCTGAAATTTCGCAGCATGCGCTGTGATGCCGAGCGCGACGGCACGCCCATCTGGGCGCTGGCCAACGATGCGCGCATTACGCGCGTGGGCAATCTGATCCGCAAGCTGCGCATCGACGAGCTGCCGCAGATGCTCAATGTGTTTCGCGGCGAGATGAGCTTCGTGGGACCGCGCCCGGAGCGCGCGTATTTTGTCGAACAATTGCAGGAACAAGTGCCGTACTACAACATTCGCCACAACATCAAGCCGGGCATCACGGGCCTGGCGCAGGTGCGCTACCAGTATGGCGCTTCCATCGACGATGCCGTCAAAAAATTGCAATACGACTTGTATTATGTGAAAAACAATAGCCTGTTCCTCGACTTGCTGATCCTGCTCGACACGGTGCAGGTGGTGCTGTTTGGCAAGGGCAGCCGATGA
- a CDS encoding vWA domain-containing protein — protein MSSIMIPDVALVDNTEQRTPLVLVLDCSGSMDGEPVSLLNEGLALLEQELKSDVIAAKRVRILVIQYGAHDEAVVASNWCDAMDFTAPLLAANGTTPTGAAVELALAEIEQEKQRFRQAGVAYTRPWLFLMSDGEPTDRWQHGAEQARAAEQSNKVAIFPIAVGDNANIDSLGQFSSRGERGVKQLKGLQFRELFLWLSASMQVVSQSRPGAQAQLASTDGWSVVST, from the coding sequence ATGAGTTCAATAATGATTCCCGACGTCGCCCTCGTCGACAACACCGAACAACGCACGCCATTGGTGCTCGTGCTGGACTGCTCCGGCAGCATGGATGGCGAGCCTGTCTCGCTGCTCAACGAAGGCCTGGCCTTGCTGGAACAGGAACTCAAGTCCGACGTGATCGCCGCCAAGCGCGTGCGCATCCTGGTGATTCAATACGGCGCCCACGATGAAGCCGTGGTGGCCAGCAACTGGTGCGATGCCATGGATTTCACGGCACCCCTCTTGGCCGCGAACGGCACCACGCCGACCGGTGCGGCCGTCGAACTGGCGCTGGCCGAGATCGAGCAGGAAAAGCAGCGCTTCCGCCAGGCGGGCGTGGCGTACACGCGGCCATGGCTGTTTTTGATGTCGGACGGCGAGCCGACGGACCGCTGGCAGCACGGCGCCGAGCAGGCGCGCGCGGCGGAACAATCGAACAAGGTGGCGATCTTCCCCATCGCCGTGGGCGACAACGCGAATATCGATTCCCTGGGGCAGTTTTCCAGCCGTGGCGAGCGGGGCGTGAAGCAGCTGAAAGGCTTGCAGTTCCGCGAACTGTTCCTGTGGCTGAGCGCCAGCATGCAGGTGGTGTCGCAATCGCGTCCCGGTGCGCAGGCCCAGCTGGCCTCGACGGACGGCTGGTCTGTCGTGAGCACCTGA
- a CDS encoding toxin-antitoxin system YwqK family antitoxin translates to MARIVKHVLLATLLWPLLAHAEIEQRQVVTAIKATPDGDVLTLASDSGCGGRQVLMDAVSVGLDAQQYAAMKQQLAKLIRDKTPLLMRIRSCPTPGKAAALAMPDVGKLGGCEPQACADGKARLYLNHNLTRGEVKEHARYALLVPLPPGKTPGTWQVEVVHARKGEPKRLIGQVNEPDYLRGKLVGNYSMYYPHGQLEMQVEQDGRGVQQGVQTMYRPEGQISMRNTWRNGVQEGEQRIYHDTGKLNEVSHYENGARADGLVETFDTDGKLRTRVTQVKGQTEGELLLFYPDGTVESRSQYVNGIMTGPSTGYFPDGKVQRTANYVDDKPVGDSIEYYPDGKVANKRTHSGHYVLRSEQRFSRTGVLLVDKRWNAGGREEGALRSWYANGKPRQLIEYVDGERQGWTRHWRADGSVESECRYVADEAQGECTGASAKMSYTEDGIEFEMPEQ, encoded by the coding sequence ATGGCGCGCATTGTGAAGCATGTGCTGCTTGCAACGCTGCTGTGGCCGCTGCTGGCCCACGCCGAGATTGAGCAGCGGCAAGTAGTCACCGCGATCAAGGCGACGCCCGACGGCGACGTGCTGACCCTCGCCAGCGACAGCGGCTGCGGCGGCAGGCAGGTGCTGATGGATGCCGTGTCCGTGGGCCTGGACGCGCAGCAGTACGCCGCCATGAAGCAGCAATTGGCCAAGCTGATACGCGACAAAACGCCCTTGTTGATGCGTATCAGATCTTGTCCTACGCCAGGTAAGGCGGCTGCGCTCGCCATGCCCGATGTCGGCAAGCTGGGCGGCTGCGAGCCGCAAGCCTGTGCCGACGGCAAGGCGCGCCTGTACCTGAATCACAATCTGACGCGCGGCGAAGTCAAGGAGCATGCGCGCTATGCGCTGCTCGTCCCGCTGCCGCCAGGCAAGACGCCCGGCACCTGGCAAGTCGAGGTGGTGCACGCGCGGAAAGGCGAGCCGAAGCGGCTGATTGGCCAGGTCAACGAGCCTGATTACCTGCGCGGCAAGCTGGTGGGCAACTACAGCATGTACTACCCGCATGGCCAGTTGGAAATGCAGGTGGAGCAGGATGGGCGCGGCGTGCAGCAGGGTGTGCAGACCATGTATCGCCCTGAGGGCCAGATTTCCATGCGCAACACGTGGCGCAATGGCGTGCAGGAAGGCGAACAGCGGATCTACCACGATACGGGCAAGCTGAACGAGGTCAGCCATTACGAGAACGGCGCCCGCGCCGATGGCCTGGTAGAAACGTTCGACACGGACGGCAAGCTGCGCACGCGCGTGACACAGGTCAAGGGCCAGACGGAGGGCGAGCTGCTGCTGTTCTATCCGGACGGCACAGTGGAAAGCCGCAGCCAGTACGTCAACGGCATCATGACGGGGCCCAGCACCGGCTATTTCCCCGACGGCAAGGTGCAGCGCACGGCCAACTACGTAGACGACAAGCCTGTCGGCGACAGCATCGAATATTACCCGGACGGCAAAGTCGCCAACAAGCGCACGCACAGCGGCCACTACGTCTTGCGCAGCGAACAGCGCTTCAGCCGGACCGGCGTATTGCTCGTGGACAAACGGTGGAACGCGGGCGGGCGCGAGGAGGGCGCGTTGCGTTCCTGGTATGCGAATGGCAAACCTCGTCAGTTGATCGAGTATGTCGATGGCGAACGCCAGGGCTGGACCCGGCACTGGCGCGCAGACGGTAGTGTGGAAAGCGAATGCCGCTATGTGGCGGATGAGGCGCAGGGGGAGTGCACGGGGGCGTCCGCGAAGATGTCGTACACGGAGGATGGAATTGAGTTCGAGATGCCGGAGCAGTGA
- a CDS encoding tellurite resistance TerB family protein, whose protein sequence is MSFDSFLSKLKTKASELKTEALKYKNKDFLNAAMAGSALIAMADGSVSAEEKQKMVKFIESNDALSVFTTTDVIKAFQEYVGQLEFDKDIGEAKAYQALGKMKSNVEASRLLVRMIIAVASSDGNFDANEQRVASKIARELGLNPGEFELQ, encoded by the coding sequence ATGAGTTTCGATTCCTTTTTGTCCAAGCTGAAGACCAAAGCCAGCGAACTGAAAACCGAAGCGCTGAAGTACAAGAACAAGGATTTCCTGAACGCCGCGATGGCGGGCTCGGCCCTGATCGCCATGGCCGACGGCAGCGTCAGTGCGGAAGAAAAGCAGAAGATGGTCAAATTCATTGAAAGCAATGACGCGCTGTCGGTGTTTACCACCACGGACGTGATCAAGGCGTTCCAGGAATATGTCGGCCAGTTGGAGTTCGACAAGGATATCGGCGAAGCCAAGGCGTATCAGGCGCTGGGCAAGATGAAGTCGAATGTGGAGGCGTCGCGCCTGCTGGTGCGCATGATCATCGCCGTCGCTTCGTCGGACGGCAATTTCGACGCCAACGAGCAACGCGTGGCCAGCAAGATTGCGCGCGAACTGGGCTTGAATCCAGGCGAGTTCGAGCTGCAGTAA
- a CDS encoding lipid II flippase Amj family protein: MDKQLLLICALTFIIHIIGTLAYSVRIAGIRTRRIAVSLALFSILMLLSRTSNSFLGPFLAKRVETGIDQHVAASTLLVDFRWLLFSASLATILGAILIPTFQRAFCRAVEHFQVHRSVPKLLLHAVFKGGLSYLKTSASLPKPANVTGLRQQSGVSVSMTAMNVIATALWTVGVFAALYAGVLDPSVRVTSSTLSSIINGGATIMMAVFIDPHMSGMTDDVVEGKIEESQFRRAVVWLVGSRLAGTLIAQLLLVPSAVVIVGVAKGL, translated from the coding sequence ATGGACAAGCAATTGCTGCTGATTTGCGCACTGACGTTCATCATCCACATCATCGGCACACTCGCCTATTCCGTGCGCATCGCCGGCATCCGCACGCGGCGCATCGCCGTCTCGCTGGCCCTGTTCAGCATCCTGATGCTGCTGTCGCGCACGTCGAACTCTTTCCTTGGACCATTCCTCGCCAAGCGCGTGGAAACGGGCATAGACCAGCATGTTGCCGCCAGCACTTTATTAGTCGACTTCCGCTGGCTGCTATTCTCCGCCAGCCTGGCGACCATCCTCGGCGCCATACTGATCCCCACCTTCCAGCGCGCCTTCTGCCGCGCCGTCGAGCACTTCCAGGTACACAGGTCGGTACCGAAGCTCTTGCTGCACGCCGTCTTCAAGGGCGGCTTGTCCTACCTCAAGACCTCCGCCAGCCTGCCCAAACCCGCCAACGTCACGGGCCTGCGCCAACAATCCGGCGTCTCCGTCTCCATGACAGCCATGAACGTCATCGCCACGGCCCTGTGGACGGTAGGTGTCTTCGCCGCCCTGTACGCGGGCGTGCTGGACCCCAGCGTGCGCGTGACCTCCAGCACGCTTTCATCGATCATCAACGGCGGCGCCACGATCATGATGGCCGTCTTCATCGATCCGCACATGTCGGGCATGACGGATGACGTCGTAGAGGGCAAGATCGAAGAATCGCAGTTCCGGCGCGCGGTGGTGTGGCTGGTGGGAAGCAGATTGGCGGGGACGCTGATTGCACAGCTTTTGCTGGTGCCGTCGGCGGTGGTGATTGTGGGGGTGGCGAAGGGGTTGTAG
- a CDS encoding toxin-antitoxin system YwqK family antitoxin, whose product MKIKTLCAVLGASLLTPGMAQADIVQRLVVTAMAAEQDSEGGDVFSIAGTTACGGKQIRMDARSVNLDEAPYEALKARLAKQIRSKTPMLVTVKNCPEDQSVPIVRQIAACTPAACADGRARLYLHERFFPIEQEKAPNVLLLPLPKGKLPGTWKVDIYSVAGHKLRLSGQVNHADYAQGELVGGYTYYYPDGQIEKQVPQDAKGRQQGVASSYYSDGTLESRSQWRDGMPEGMQRSYHSTGKLREAVEFRNGGQVDGTFDTFDANGKLKTRQTMRDGKLEGELITYFPDGKVSSRTQMSKGKYHGLATYYHPDGAVRSTMTMLMDLPAGEALEFYPDGKVQTRQQYAGNGALLKVQRYSPQGVLVLERNWDKQLREQGTSRSWYENGKPEQAIDYVNDRRDGWSRSWHEDGSLKGECQYVAGKAQGACGEAPPAPELQRKEQAWRAL is encoded by the coding sequence ATGAAAATCAAGACCCTATGCGCCGTGCTGGGCGCTTCATTGCTGACTCCCGGCATGGCGCAGGCGGACATCGTGCAGCGCCTCGTGGTGACCGCCATGGCCGCCGAGCAAGATAGCGAAGGCGGCGATGTGTTCAGTATTGCGGGCACGACCGCCTGTGGCGGCAAGCAGATACGCATGGATGCCCGATCGGTGAACCTGGACGAGGCGCCATACGAAGCGCTGAAAGCGCGGCTGGCCAAGCAGATCCGCAGCAAGACGCCCATGCTCGTCACCGTGAAAAATTGCCCCGAGGATCAAAGCGTGCCCATCGTGCGGCAGATCGCCGCCTGCACGCCAGCGGCTTGCGCCGACGGTCGGGCGCGGTTGTACCTGCACGAGCGCTTCTTCCCCATCGAGCAGGAAAAGGCGCCGAATGTGCTGCTGTTGCCTTTGCCGAAAGGCAAGCTGCCGGGTACGTGGAAGGTGGACATTTACAGCGTGGCCGGTCACAAGCTGCGCCTGTCGGGCCAGGTCAACCACGCCGATTATGCGCAGGGTGAACTGGTCGGCGGCTACACCTATTATTACCCGGATGGCCAGATCGAAAAACAGGTGCCGCAAGATGCCAAGGGCCGGCAGCAGGGCGTGGCCAGCAGTTACTATTCTGATGGTACGCTGGAATCGCGCAGCCAATGGCGCGACGGTATGCCGGAAGGCATGCAGCGCAGCTATCACAGCACGGGCAAGCTGCGCGAAGCTGTGGAATTTCGCAATGGCGGCCAGGTTGACGGCACATTCGATACCTTTGATGCCAATGGCAAGCTGAAGACACGCCAGACCATGCGCGATGGCAAGCTGGAAGGCGAACTCATTACGTATTTTCCTGACGGTAAAGTTTCCAGCCGCACGCAAATGAGCAAGGGCAAGTACCACGGTCTGGCCACCTATTACCATCCGGATGGCGCCGTGCGCTCCACCATGACAATGCTCATGGACTTGCCGGCGGGCGAAGCGCTGGAATTTTATCCAGATGGCAAGGTGCAAACGCGCCAGCAGTATGCCGGGAATGGAGCGCTGCTCAAGGTCCAACGCTACAGTCCGCAAGGCGTGCTGGTGCTGGAAAGAAACTGGGACAAGCAGCTGCGTGAGCAGGGCACGTCGCGCTCGTGGTACGAGAACGGCAAGCCGGAGCAAGCCATCGACTACGTGAACGACCGGCGCGACGGCTGGAGCCGCAGCTGGCACGAGGATGGCAGTTTGAAGGGCGAATGCCAGTATGTGGCCGGCAAGGCCCAGGGCGCATGCGGCGAAGCGCCGCCAGCGCCGGAACTGCAGCGCAAGGAGCAGGCATGGCGCGCATTGTGA
- a CDS encoding helix-turn-helix transcriptional regulator — protein sequence MGTATVTEDVGALIAALYETACGTDDWPQLDSAALNSQQWQELLPHLQRALCLQQRLREAQLASRCALAALDAMGAAVLVLDASLGLRFATPAGHALHAAQLANAAPPALVRAVRIVIAGAGGPPQCQSLRLARKQQTPLAVTVTLLAACQPPCALLIARDPAQASTSATALRQLFDLTQAEALVGKELAQGATIEEIAARGGISVNTVKTHLHHTYLKTDTRRQGELIALIHGATAHLAVLDA from the coding sequence ATGGGTACAGCGACAGTCACCGAGGACGTGGGCGCATTGATTGCCGCCCTGTACGAAACGGCTTGCGGCACGGACGACTGGCCTCAACTCGACAGCGCGGCACTGAACAGCCAGCAATGGCAGGAACTCTTGCCGCATCTGCAGCGCGCCCTGTGCCTGCAGCAGCGCCTGCGCGAAGCGCAACTGGCCAGCCGCTGCGCCCTGGCGGCGCTCGACGCCATGGGCGCCGCCGTGCTGGTGCTCGACGCGAGCCTCGGGCTGCGCTTCGCCACGCCCGCCGGCCACGCCCTGCATGCGGCGCAACTGGCAAACGCTGCGCCGCCCGCCCTCGTGCGCGCCGTGCGCATCGTCATCGCCGGCGCCGGTGGTCCACCGCAATGCCAGTCGCTGCGCCTGGCGCGCAAGCAGCAAACCCCGCTGGCAGTGACCGTCACCCTGCTCGCCGCCTGCCAGCCGCCATGCGCGTTGCTGATCGCGCGCGACCCCGCACAAGCGAGCACGTCCGCCACTGCCTTGCGCCAGCTGTTCGATTTGACGCAAGCCGAAGCGCTGGTGGGCAAGGAACTGGCGCAAGGTGCCACCATCGAGGAAATCGCCGCGCGCGGCGGCATCAGCGTCAACACCGTCAAGACGCATCTGCACCATACCTATCTGAAAACGGACACGCGGCGCCAGGGCGAGCTGATCGCGCTGATCCACGGCGCGACGGCGCACCTGGCCGTACTCGACGCATGA